Proteins encoded by one window of Mycolicibacterium sp. ND9-15:
- a CDS encoding DUF3152 domain-containing protein: MGLEHRGGGRVPALRNEWREPLRAQRDPLTESSGRPRSNRDERRGLRKQTWLGRFISTYGWRAYALPVLVVLTAVVVYQTITGTSAPAPKQAEGPVQGPPTIGVASTAIIGAPPKGLTQFDANLPTGILPQGGPFTEAGAKTWHVVPGGTPQVGQGTAKAFTYTVEVEDGIDTTTFGGDEAFARMVTETLANPKSWTHNPQFAFTRLDAASGVEPDFRVSLSTPMTVREGCGYDIQLEASCYNPAYRDGQPRVFINEARWVRGAVPFQGDVGSYRQYLVNHEVGHAIGYQRHEPCGGDDELAPVMMQQTFSTSNNDAARFDPQSVQPDNHTCKPNPWPYPIA; this comes from the coding sequence ATGGGTCTGGAGCATCGCGGGGGTGGTCGCGTGCCCGCGCTGCGCAACGAGTGGCGCGAGCCGCTCCGCGCCCAGCGCGACCCCCTCACGGAGAGTTCGGGACGGCCCAGGTCCAACCGCGACGAGCGCCGCGGGTTGCGCAAACAGACGTGGCTGGGCCGTTTCATCTCCACCTACGGCTGGCGGGCATACGCGCTCCCGGTTCTGGTCGTGCTGACCGCGGTCGTCGTCTACCAGACGATCACCGGGACCAGCGCGCCCGCACCCAAGCAGGCCGAAGGTCCGGTCCAGGGGCCACCGACGATCGGGGTGGCGAGCACGGCGATCATCGGCGCGCCACCGAAGGGACTGACGCAGTTCGACGCCAACCTGCCGACCGGGATCCTGCCGCAGGGCGGTCCGTTCACCGAGGCCGGAGCCAAGACGTGGCACGTCGTACCGGGCGGCACTCCGCAAGTCGGTCAGGGCACCGCGAAGGCGTTCACCTACACCGTCGAGGTGGAGGACGGCATCGACACCACGACGTTCGGCGGTGACGAGGCGTTCGCCCGCATGGTCACCGAAACCCTGGCCAATCCCAAGAGCTGGACGCACAATCCACAGTTCGCATTCACCCGCCTCGACGCGGCGTCCGGGGTCGAGCCCGACTTCCGGGTGTCGTTGAGCACGCCGATGACGGTGCGCGAGGGGTGCGGCTACGACATCCAGCTGGAGGCGTCCTGCTACAACCCGGCCTACCGTGACGGGCAGCCGCGCGTGTTCATCAACGAGGCTCGCTGGGTGCGCGGCGCGGTCCCGTTCCAGGGCGACGTCGGCTCCTATCGCCAATACCTCGTCAACCACGAGGTCGGCCACGCGATCGGCTATCAGCGGCACGAGCCGTGCGGCGGCGACGACGAACTGGCGCCGGTGATGATGCAGCAGACGTTTTCGACCAGCAACAACGACGCCGCTCGGTTCGACCCGCAG